The Ensifer adhaerens genome contains a region encoding:
- a CDS encoding helix-turn-helix transcriptional regulator → MYRSTKPADTAELTELIYGAAFGDCGWQDFLDRLTTTMPDGCSALHYHDLTAPASCVPYVSGFTSDAIDQFNDHFAAINPWIPKSVLVPVGRGLSGEHIVSRSELMKSEFYNDWLKRQTGSETTVGVTIVRSPTRTLLVSTCTSSTDEELNQQAADQYTLLAPHLKRAFDFLRRRDLMMAEQHEGRTLLDTIGVGVIYVGGNLRIRSMNHNAERMAANGSPFRVAVNGRLFMDEPETNAALELLASPVGAPAQPQLRVVRTAEHGAFRITLVRRSASIFTELLDGPTVAVLVEPATSLLGDLRHDHLKDNYGLTPAEIRIACGIAAGLTLKEMSQANGVSYETIRTQLKSIYAKTRVNSQAALVKLLMR, encoded by the coding sequence ATGTATCGTTCGACGAAACCTGCAGATACCGCCGAACTGACGGAGCTGATCTACGGCGCCGCCTTTGGCGATTGCGGCTGGCAGGATTTTCTCGACCGGCTGACGACGACCATGCCCGATGGATGCTCTGCGCTCCACTATCATGACCTCACAGCGCCAGCGTCGTGCGTGCCCTATGTCTCCGGCTTTACCTCTGATGCCATCGACCAGTTCAACGATCACTTCGCGGCGATCAATCCCTGGATACCGAAATCGGTTCTCGTGCCGGTGGGCCGCGGTCTCTCCGGCGAGCATATCGTCTCGCGCTCGGAGCTGATGAAATCGGAATTCTACAATGACTGGCTGAAGCGCCAGACCGGCAGCGAGACCACCGTCGGCGTGACCATCGTGCGCAGCCCGACGCGGACCCTGCTCGTGTCGACCTGCACCTCGTCGACCGACGAGGAACTCAACCAGCAGGCGGCGGACCAGTACACGCTTCTTGCGCCCCACCTGAAGCGCGCCTTCGACTTCCTGCGGCGGCGCGACCTGATGATGGCCGAGCAGCATGAGGGCCGGACCCTGCTCGATACGATCGGCGTCGGCGTGATTTATGTGGGCGGCAATCTGCGCATCCGCTCGATGAACCACAACGCCGAGCGAATGGCGGCGAACGGCTCACCGTTCCGGGTCGCGGTCAACGGCCGCCTGTTCATGGACGAACCGGAAACCAATGCGGCGCTCGAGCTTCTGGCCTCGCCGGTCGGCGCACCGGCACAGCCGCAACTGCGTGTCGTCAGGACCGCGGAGCACGGCGCCTTCCGCATTACCTTGGTGCGGCGAAGTGCCAGCATCTTTACCGAACTTCTCGACGGACCGACTGTGGCGGTTCTGGTCGAGCCCGCGACGTCGCTGCTCGGCGATCTCAGGCACGACCATCTGAAGGACAATTATGGTCTGACCCCCGCCGAAATCCGCATCGCCTGCGGTATCGCCGCCGGCCTGACGCTGAAGGAAATGTCGCAGGCCAACGGCGTCAGCTATGAGACGATCCGGACGCAGCTCAAAAGCATCTACGCCAAGACCCGGGTCAACTCGCAGGCGGCACTCGTCAAGCTGCTGATGCGCTGA
- the aceA gene encoding isocitrate lyase has product MTDFYKLVPSAPQGRFDGVDRPYTAETVKRLRGSVEIRYSLAEMGANRLWKLIHEDDFVNALGALSGNQAMQMVRAGLKAIYLSGWQVAADANTASAMYPDQSLYPANAAPELAKRINRTLQRADQIETSEGKGLSVDTWFAPIVADAEAGFGGPLNAFEIMKAFIEAGAAGVHYEDQLASEKKCGHLGGKVLIPTAAHIRNLNAARLAADVMGTPTLVIARTDAEAAKLLTSDIDERDRPFVDYDAGRTVEGFYQVKNGLEPCIARAIAYAPHCDLIWCETSKPDLEQARKFAEGVHKAHPGKLLAYNCSPSFNWKKNLDDATIAKFQRELGAMGYKFQFITLAGFHQLNFGMFELARGYKARQMAAYSELQEAEFAAEVNGYTATKHQREVGTGYFDAVSMAITGGQSSTTAMKESTEHDQFRPAAE; this is encoded by the coding sequence ATGACTGATTTTTACAAGCTCGTTCCCAGCGCACCGCAAGGCCGCTTCGATGGCGTCGATCGCCCCTATACCGCAGAGACCGTGAAGCGGCTGCGCGGGTCGGTCGAGATCCGCTATTCGCTGGCCGAAATGGGCGCGAACCGCTTGTGGAAACTCATTCACGAAGACGACTTCGTCAACGCACTCGGCGCACTTTCGGGCAACCAGGCAATGCAGATGGTGCGCGCCGGCCTGAAGGCGATCTACCTCTCCGGCTGGCAGGTCGCAGCCGATGCCAACACCGCTTCGGCCATGTATCCGGACCAGTCGCTCTATCCGGCCAATGCCGCGCCTGAGCTTGCCAAGCGCATCAATCGCACGCTGCAGCGCGCCGACCAGATCGAGACCTCAGAAGGCAAGGGCCTTTCGGTCGACACCTGGTTCGCACCGATCGTCGCTGACGCCGAAGCCGGTTTCGGCGGTCCGCTCAACGCCTTCGAGATCATGAAGGCCTTCATCGAGGCGGGCGCTGCCGGCGTCCACTACGAGGATCAGCTTGCTTCGGAGAAGAAGTGCGGCCATCTCGGCGGCAAGGTGCTGATCCCGACGGCAGCCCATATCCGCAACCTGAACGCGGCACGGCTTGCCGCCGACGTCATGGGCACGCCGACGCTGGTCATCGCCCGCACCGATGCGGAAGCGGCAAAGTTGCTCACCTCCGACATCGACGAGCGCGATCGCCCCTTCGTCGACTACGATGCCGGCCGCACGGTCGAAGGCTTCTACCAGGTGAAGAACGGGCTTGAGCCCTGCATTGCCCGCGCCATCGCCTATGCGCCGCATTGCGACCTGATCTGGTGTGAGACCTCCAAGCCGGACCTGGAACAGGCCCGCAAGTTCGCCGAGGGCGTGCACAAGGCGCATCCGGGCAAGCTGCTCGCCTACAATTGCTCGCCGTCGTTCAACTGGAAAAAGAACCTCGACGACGCGACGATCGCCAAGTTCCAGCGAGAGCTGGGCGCGATGGGCTACAAGTTCCAGTTCATCACGCTTGCCGGCTTCCACCAGCTGAACTTCGGCATGTTCGAACTGGCGCGCGGCTACAAGGCACGGCAGATGGCCGCCTATTCGGAGCTGCAGGAGGCGGAATTCGCCGCCGAGGTCAACGGCTACACCGCGACCAAGCACCAACGCGAAGTCGGCACCGGCTACTTCGACGCCGTCTCGATGGCGATCACCGGCGGCCAGTCCTCGACAACAGCCATGAAGGAATCGACCGAGCACGATCAATTCCGCCCGGCCGCAGAGTGA
- a CDS encoding helix-turn-helix domain-containing protein — protein sequence MAENKIFAGPRVRRIRNGLSLTQTAMAEALGISPSYLNLIERNQRPLTVQLLLKLASVYKVDLDELQGETGGSLTQLREVFADPLLSAELPGEQELIEVAEAAPNAAGGVVKLYRAYREQAARLRDLADLLAGQGHMEALSGTRLPMDEVRETFEGRPNYFAGIEAAAEAFHEALSPGDDLIGALKAWLKKEHGLVVRSLPVHAMPNLRRRFDRHSMRLFVSERLSPYDQLREIAMEAVSIACHEAITAELGSLRLSTAEARRIARFELARYGAHALMMPYAAFLAAAQRAKYDLDVLRARFQVSFEQAANRLTMLQRPGAQGLPFFLMEIDNAGHRLRRAGASGFPQAKFGGGCPKLNIHAAFSVPGQLLVDRVEMPDGAAFLTIARTLEGPQAAFHERVRRTALLLGCEASFADETVYGSVLLPAVEIGAGCRLCERQGCLARAEPPVTRPLGLDEMATGLSVFDFQ from the coding sequence ATGGCCGAGAACAAGATCTTTGCCGGCCCGCGGGTCAGGCGCATTCGTAACGGCCTGTCGCTGACGCAGACGGCCATGGCCGAGGCCCTCGGTATCTCGCCGTCCTATCTCAATCTGATCGAGCGCAACCAGCGGCCGCTGACGGTGCAGCTGCTTTTGAAGCTTGCCTCGGTCTACAAGGTCGACCTCGACGAGTTGCAGGGCGAAACCGGCGGCAGCCTCACGCAATTGCGCGAGGTTTTCGCCGATCCACTGCTGTCGGCCGAGCTGCCGGGAGAGCAGGAGCTGATCGAGGTGGCAGAAGCGGCCCCCAATGCTGCCGGCGGCGTCGTCAAGCTCTACCGCGCCTATCGCGAGCAGGCAGCGCGTCTCAGGGACTTGGCTGACCTCCTGGCGGGGCAGGGGCACATGGAGGCGCTTTCGGGCACACGGTTGCCGATGGACGAGGTACGCGAGACCTTCGAGGGGCGGCCGAATTATTTTGCCGGCATCGAGGCGGCGGCGGAAGCCTTCCACGAGGCGCTCTCGCCGGGTGATGATCTCATCGGCGCGCTCAAGGCCTGGCTGAAGAAGGAGCATGGCCTCGTCGTGCGCAGCCTGCCGGTCCATGCCATGCCGAACCTGCGCCGTCGCTTCGACAGGCACTCCATGCGCCTCTTCGTTTCCGAGCGGCTGTCGCCCTACGACCAGTTGCGCGAGATCGCGATGGAGGCCGTGTCGATTGCCTGCCACGAGGCGATCACGGCCGAGCTTGGGTCGTTACGGCTTTCGACCGCGGAGGCACGCCGTATTGCTCGCTTCGAGCTGGCGCGCTATGGCGCGCATGCGCTGATGATGCCCTATGCTGCGTTCCTCGCCGCCGCACAACGGGCGAAGTACGACCTCGATGTCCTGCGCGCCCGTTTCCAGGTCTCCTTCGAACAGGCGGCCAACCGGCTGACCATGCTGCAACGGCCGGGCGCCCAAGGGCTGCCATTCTTCCTGATGGAGATCGACAATGCCGGCCACCGATTGCGGAGGGCGGGCGCATCGGGCTTCCCTCAGGCAAAGTTCGGCGGTGGCTGTCCCAAGCTCAATATCCATGCCGCCTTCTCAGTGCCGGGCCAGCTACTGGTCGATCGTGTCGAGATGCCCGACGGCGCTGCATTCTTGACCATCGCACGCACGCTGGAGGGTCCGCAGGCGGCGTTCCACGAGCGCGTCCGGCGCACAGCCCTGCTTCTAGGCTGCGAAGCTTCGTTTGCCGACGAGACCGTCTACGGTTCGGTGCTGCTGCCGGCGGTCGAAATCGGTGCCGGCTGTCGGCTCTGCGAGCGCCAGGGCTGCCTGGCGCGTGCCGAGCCGCCCGTTACCCGGCCGCTCGGACTTGATGAGATGGCGACCGGGCTCAGCGTTTTCGATTTTCAGTAG
- a CDS encoding fatty acid desaturase family protein — protein sequence MGEQIVGGKSRRIDPKQLKRLSVLEPQKALAAIAFDWTMIAAAIAVSEYFGNVFVYLIAVVLIAGRMHALGCMIHEAAHYRIIRNRKLSDWMSDLLLAWPVLATVDGYRQNHLAHHQHANSDEDPDWTAKLGMPQFTFPQKVARGVTQLLGYLVAVNSLRDMLHMAKRMGKNDRSTLQYKLLRVGFYAAAAAIFTLFGIWREVALYWVVPFLTFFCLFLYIRSVAEHFGSMDYSDELTSSRTVYPHAWEKLFFAPHNINYHLEHHLYPGVPFYNLPELHAILMRNKAYADTAHITRGYTTGLPAECFAANAPLLPNQHPVSY from the coding sequence ATGGGTGAGCAGATCGTCGGCGGGAAAAGCCGCAGGATCGATCCGAAGCAGTTGAAGCGCCTGTCGGTGCTCGAGCCGCAAAAGGCCCTTGCGGCAATCGCATTCGACTGGACGATGATCGCAGCAGCCATCGCCGTCAGCGAGTATTTCGGCAATGTCTTCGTCTACCTGATTGCTGTGGTGCTGATCGCCGGACGCATGCATGCGCTCGGCTGCATGATCCACGAGGCGGCGCACTATCGCATCATCCGCAACCGGAAACTCAGCGACTGGATGAGCGACCTGCTGCTCGCCTGGCCGGTGCTGGCCACGGTCGATGGCTACCGCCAGAACCATCTCGCCCACCATCAGCACGCCAATAGCGACGAGGATCCGGACTGGACAGCGAAGCTCGGCATGCCGCAATTCACCTTTCCGCAAAAGGTTGCGCGCGGCGTCACGCAATTGCTCGGTTACCTCGTCGCGGTCAATTCGCTGCGCGACATGCTGCATATGGCCAAACGCATGGGCAAGAACGACCGTTCAACGCTGCAGTACAAGCTGCTGCGCGTCGGCTTCTACGCCGCCGCCGCCGCGATCTTCACGCTCTTCGGCATCTGGCGGGAAGTGGCGCTCTACTGGGTGGTGCCGTTCCTCACCTTCTTCTGCCTGTTCCTTTATATACGCAGCGTCGCCGAGCATTTCGGCAGCATGGACTATAGCGACGAACTGACGAGCTCACGCACCGTCTATCCGCACGCCTGGGAGAAGCTGTTCTTCGCGCCCCACAACATCAACTACCACCTGGAGCACCATCTGTATCCCGGTGTGCCGTTCTACAATCTACCGGAACTGCACGCGATCCTGATGCGCAACAAGGCCTATGCTGACACGGCCCATATCACCCGCGGCTATACTACCGGGCTACCGGCGGAATGCTTTGCCGCGAATGCGCCGCTTCTGCCCAACCAGCACCCCGTCAGCTACTGA
- a CDS encoding polyamine ABC transporter substrate-binding protein, protein MSKLIVTTLAAAVLAGSTMLASAQERVVNVYNWSDYIDSSILEDFTKETGIKVVYDVFDSNEILETKLLAGGSGYDVVVPTATFLQRQIAAGVFQKLDKSKLPNLSNMWDVIMERTAKYDPGNDYAIDYMWGTTGIGYNVDKMKAILGTDEKPNWDVIFKPELAAKFKDCGIHILDSPTDVMPSALAYLGLNPDSHEAADLEKAAELLASIRPNVRKFHSSEYINALANGDICLAIGFSGDVFQARDRAAEAKAGVTVDYAIPSQGAQMWFDMLAIPADAPHVEEAHAFLNYMMKPEVVAKASNYVFYANGNKASQQFLDKAVMEDTAIYPTEEVMQKLFTVTPFEAKEQRVLTRLWTKVVTGQ, encoded by the coding sequence ATGTCCAAGCTCATCGTCACAACCCTGGCGGCAGCCGTTCTGGCCGGCTCGACCATGCTGGCCTCGGCGCAGGAGCGCGTGGTCAACGTCTACAACTGGTCGGACTATATCGACAGCAGCATTCTGGAAGATTTCACCAAGGAGACCGGTATCAAGGTCGTCTACGACGTCTTCGATTCCAACGAGATCCTGGAGACGAAGCTGCTTGCAGGTGGCTCCGGCTACGACGTGGTGGTGCCGACGGCAACCTTCCTGCAGCGGCAGATCGCCGCGGGCGTGTTCCAGAAGCTCGACAAGTCGAAGCTGCCGAACCTTTCCAATATGTGGGACGTGATCATGGAGCGTACGGCCAAGTACGATCCGGGCAACGACTATGCCATCGACTACATGTGGGGCACAACCGGCATCGGCTACAATGTCGACAAGATGAAGGCGATCCTTGGCACGGACGAGAAGCCCAACTGGGACGTCATCTTCAAGCCGGAACTGGCGGCGAAGTTCAAGGATTGCGGCATCCACATCCTCGATTCCCCGACCGACGTGATGCCTTCGGCGCTCGCCTATCTCGGCCTCAACCCGGATAGCCACGAGGCGGCCGATCTCGAAAAGGCGGCTGAGCTGCTGGCGAGCATCCGCCCCAATGTGCGCAAGTTCCATTCCTCGGAATACATCAACGCGCTCGCCAACGGCGACATCTGCCTTGCAATCGGCTTTTCCGGCGACGTCTTCCAGGCCCGCGACCGTGCGGCCGAAGCCAAGGCTGGTGTGACCGTCGACTACGCGATCCCGTCCCAGGGCGCGCAGATGTGGTTCGACATGCTTGCGATTCCGGCTGATGCACCGCACGTCGAGGAGGCGCACGCCTTCCTCAACTACATGATGAAGCCCGAGGTCGTCGCCAAGGCATCGAACTATGTCTTCTACGCCAACGGCAACAAGGCCTCGCAGCAGTTCCTCGACAAGGCCGTCATGGAAGATACCGCCATCTACCCGACGGAAGAGGTGATGCAGAAACTGTTCACGGTGACGCCCTTCGAGGCGAAAGAGCAGAGGGTATTGACCCGTCTCTGGACAAAGGTCGTAACCGGCCAGTAA
- a CDS encoding ABC transporter ATP-binding protein — protein MKSLGSIRRSFAPWADPASKPFISFKNVTKRFGDFTAVDDLSLDIYTREFFALLGASGCGKSTLLRMLAGFEQPTSGEIILDGQSLAGIPPYRRPVNMMFQSYALFPHMNVEKNIAFGLKQDGMPKADIAERVAQMLKLVKLEKFSQRKPHQLSGGQRQRVALARSLAKRPKVLLLDEPLGALDKKLREETQFELMDLQQELGLTFVVVTHDQEEAMTMADRIAVMSHGKVIQVATPAEIYEAPNSRFVADFIGDVNIFEGAVSGAEGGYVRLEGTNGFPIRMASPETPAAGGKSAVAVRPEKIRVSRQPPAHAPVNTVQGEIWDIGYLGDMTVFHVRLKDGRVIKASSLNAVRAVEDPLGYDQEVWVSFGEDAGVVLKD, from the coding sequence ATGAAGTCTCTCGGCAGTATCCGGCGGTCCTTTGCCCCTTGGGCGGATCCCGCTTCCAAGCCATTCATTTCCTTCAAGAACGTGACCAAGCGGTTCGGCGATTTCACCGCCGTCGACGACCTTTCGCTGGATATCTACACGCGCGAGTTCTTTGCGCTGCTCGGTGCGTCCGGCTGCGGAAAGTCGACGCTTCTGCGCATGCTCGCCGGCTTCGAACAGCCGACGTCGGGTGAGATCATTCTCGACGGACAGAGCCTGGCCGGCATTCCGCCCTACAGGCGTCCGGTCAACATGATGTTCCAGTCCTACGCGCTCTTCCCGCATATGAACGTGGAGAAGAACATCGCCTTCGGCCTGAAGCAGGATGGCATGCCGAAGGCGGATATTGCCGAGCGCGTCGCCCAGATGTTGAAGCTGGTGAAGCTCGAAAAGTTTTCCCAGCGCAAGCCGCACCAGCTTTCGGGCGGTCAGCGCCAGCGTGTCGCGCTTGCCCGCTCACTTGCCAAGCGGCCGAAGGTGCTGCTCCTCGACGAACCGCTCGGCGCGCTCGACAAGAAGCTGCGCGAGGAGACCCAGTTCGAACTGATGGATCTGCAGCAGGAACTCGGTCTCACCTTCGTCGTCGTCACCCACGACCAGGAAGAGGCAATGACCATGGCCGACCGCATCGCGGTGATGAGCCACGGCAAGGTCATTCAGGTGGCGACGCCTGCCGAAATCTACGAGGCGCCGAACTCCCGTTTCGTCGCGGACTTCATCGGCGACGTCAACATTTTCGAGGGCGCTGTTTCCGGCGCCGAGGGCGGCTATGTGCGCCTTGAGGGCACCAACGGTTTCCCGATCCGCATGGCATCGCCCGAGACGCCGGCTGCCGGCGGCAAGTCCGCCGTCGCCGTCCGCCCGGAAAAGATCCGCGTCAGCCGCCAGCCGCCGGCGCACGCGCCCGTCAACACCGTTCAGGGCGAGATCTGGGATATCGGTTATCTCGGCGACATGACCGTCTTCCACGTGCGCCTGAAGGACGGACGCGTGATCAAGGCCTCGTCGCTCAACGCGGTGCGCGCGGTCGAGGATCCGCTCGGCTACGACCAGGAGGTCTGGGTTTCCTTCGGCGAAGATGCCGGCGTCGTTCTGAAGGATTGA
- a CDS encoding ABC transporter permease subunit — translation MTRVASALFSRLVIIIPYAWLLFFFLIPFFIVFRISLSQTAVAMPPYTPVFDLFGGLSGILEKAREFSFDNYVWLTEDVLYFNAYVSSVIIAGVSTVLTLLIAYPVAYGMAKAPKTIRPTLLMLVILPFWTSFLIRVYAWIAILKPEGLLNQFLMSINVIDQPLIILNTNWAIYIGIVYSYLPFMVLPIYSSLEKMDHTLTEAALDLGCTPFTAFWRVTFPLSLAGVVAGCLLVFIPAVGEFVIPDLLGGSETLMIGKTLWNEFNANRDWPVSSAVATILLLILVLPIVYFQNAQAKADSEGR, via the coding sequence ATGACCCGTGTCGCATCCGCCCTCTTCAGCCGCCTCGTCATCATCATCCCCTATGCCTGGCTGCTGTTCTTCTTCCTGATCCCCTTCTTCATCGTCTTCCGCATCTCGCTGTCGCAGACGGCGGTGGCCATGCCGCCCTATACGCCGGTCTTCGATCTGTTCGGCGGCCTGTCCGGCATCCTTGAAAAGGCGCGGGAATTCTCCTTCGACAACTACGTCTGGCTGACGGAAGACGTCCTCTACTTCAACGCCTATGTGTCGAGCGTCATCATCGCGGGCGTCTCGACCGTGCTGACGCTGCTGATCGCCTATCCGGTTGCCTACGGTATGGCGAAAGCGCCGAAGACCATTCGCCCGACGCTGCTGATGCTGGTGATCCTGCCCTTCTGGACGAGCTTCCTGATCCGCGTCTACGCCTGGATCGCGATCCTCAAACCCGAGGGGCTGCTCAACCAGTTCCTGATGAGCATCAACGTCATCGACCAACCGCTGATCATCCTCAACACCAATTGGGCGATCTATATCGGCATCGTCTATTCCTATCTGCCCTTCATGGTGCTGCCGATCTATTCGTCGCTTGAGAAGATGGATCACACCCTGACGGAGGCCGCGCTCGACCTCGGCTGCACGCCGTTTACCGCCTTCTGGCGCGTGACATTCCCGCTGTCGCTGGCGGGCGTCGTCGCCGGCTGCCTGCTGGTCTTCATCCCAGCCGTCGGCGAATTCGTTATCCCCGACCTGCTTGGCGGTTCGGAAACGCTGATGATCGGCAAGACGCTCTGGAACGAGTTCAACGCCAACCGCGACTGGCCGGTCTCTTCGGCCGTGGCGACGATCCTGCTTCTGATCCTGGTGTTGCCGATCGTCTACTTCCAGAACGCCCAGGCCAAAGCCGACAGCGAGGGGAGGTAG
- a CDS encoding ABC transporter permease subunit: MGNWSRFNIASIVLGFGFLYLPIVLLVIFSFNESKLVTVWAGFSTKWYTQLWHNQALLDAAWVTIRVALISATFATVLGTLAALALVRYTRFRGRMLFSGMVYAPLVMPEVITGLSLLLLFVAIGLDRGFWTITLAHITFTMCFVAVVVQSRLLSFDRSIEEAALDLGATPVTTFFSITLPVIAPAVFSGWVLAFTLSLDDLVISSFTTGPGATTLPMKIYSQVRLGVTPEINAICTILIGVVAIGVVVASIVTKQREAQRERDERAAFAQS, encoded by the coding sequence ATGGGCAACTGGTCACGCTTCAACATCGCCTCGATCGTGCTCGGTTTCGGCTTTCTCTACCTGCCGATCGTGCTTCTGGTGATCTTCTCCTTCAACGAATCGAAGCTCGTCACCGTCTGGGCGGGCTTTTCGACCAAATGGTACACGCAGCTCTGGCATAACCAGGCGCTGCTCGATGCCGCCTGGGTGACGATCCGCGTCGCGCTGATCTCGGCGACCTTCGCCACCGTGCTCGGTACGCTCGCGGCTTTGGCGCTCGTCCGCTACACGCGCTTCCGTGGCCGCATGCTGTTTTCCGGCATGGTCTATGCACCGCTCGTCATGCCCGAGGTGATCACCGGCCTGTCGCTGCTGTTGTTGTTCGTTGCCATCGGTCTCGACCGCGGCTTCTGGACGATCACGCTGGCGCACATCACCTTCACCATGTGCTTCGTTGCTGTGGTGGTGCAGTCGCGGTTGCTCAGCTTCGACCGGTCGATCGAAGAGGCAGCCCTCGATCTCGGCGCCACGCCGGTCACGACCTTCTTCTCGATCACCCTTCCGGTCATCGCGCCCGCGGTGTTTTCCGGCTGGGTTCTCGCCTTCACGCTGTCGCTGGACGATCTGGTGATCTCGAGTTTCACCACGGGACCGGGCGCCACCACGCTGCCGATGAAGATCTACAGCCAGGTGCGGCTGGGCGTGACGCCGGAAATCAACGCGATCTGCACCATCCTCATCGGTGTCGTCGCCATCGGGGTGGTCGTTGCCTCGATCGTCACCAAGCAGCGCGAGGCGCAGCGCGAACGGGACGAGCGGGCGGCCTTCGCCCAGTCCTGA
- a CDS encoding AsmA family protein — translation MRRKFLHMMRDVRLLSQLRRRHFLWPAAIGVGLAAGYNAVLPLVISTTNVRPTVEHMLDAWSGGKSRISGNPEISFWPEPTLTLRSATIETTDGSSRKLAHIGSITATFSLFSAIDGTPALDDIRLIEPVVTLERHTDGTLNWQRPHWLSTPDTQAAEKDTPFGDVTVENGRLQIIDLVTNQTREFSGISGTVSWPSFTKQLSARLSGSLGGQTVAWTLECNEPLMLLTGHDAALKTSLSSAALSLSFEGNGNLSPAPTAAGRLQVSTASLQALAAWYKGKAAGALPDSGFSLSANVTSGKASLKLDELQLTLGGANATGILDISTPIDDTHRVEGTLAFDRIDLNGLQPFIDPLEPDELTQQLGDAFARSWRADVRLSAQEALVGPLRLEDLAAGVIIDHGRASIDVADSTYANGRLSGRLAASEEGLAGGGRLELVLKNADLAAALADFGFTGPVPTGRGNVNLDLTTEHPFWRAQVAEASGRIRLSLANGNLTGFDANAFANLVRAGEFFSLAQASDGNFAFQTADIEASFGEGSARLNRALFAGQTGNLSVNGVIPYRSGSLALAGTYTDTLNAGQRLRFFVGGSWPNAVISPLSVLGEPN, via the coding sequence ATGAGACGTAAATTTCTGCATATGATGCGCGACGTACGCCTGTTGTCGCAGCTGCGGCGCCGCCATTTCCTGTGGCCGGCCGCGATCGGCGTCGGGCTTGCAGCCGGCTACAACGCCGTCCTGCCTCTGGTGATTTCGACGACGAACGTGCGTCCGACCGTGGAGCATATGCTGGACGCCTGGTCCGGCGGAAAGAGCCGAATATCGGGCAATCCCGAGATCAGCTTCTGGCCGGAACCGACTTTGACGCTCCGCTCGGCGACGATCGAAACTACGGATGGATCGTCCCGCAAGCTCGCGCATATCGGCAGCATTACCGCGACGTTCAGCCTGTTTTCAGCGATCGACGGCACACCGGCGCTGGACGATATCCGGCTGATCGAGCCCGTCGTCACGCTCGAGCGGCACACGGACGGCACACTCAACTGGCAGCGGCCGCACTGGCTGAGTACCCCGGACACACAGGCTGCCGAGAAGGATACGCCGTTCGGCGATGTCACCGTCGAAAACGGCCGCCTGCAGATCATCGACCTCGTCACCAACCAGACCCGGGAATTTTCCGGCATATCCGGAACCGTCTCCTGGCCTTCGTTCACCAAGCAGCTCAGCGCCCGGCTTTCGGGAAGCCTTGGCGGACAGACGGTGGCCTGGACGCTCGAATGCAACGAACCGCTGATGCTGCTGACCGGCCACGATGCGGCGCTCAAGACGTCGCTATCCTCGGCGGCGCTCAGTCTCTCGTTCGAAGGCAACGGCAATCTCTCCCCTGCACCGACTGCCGCGGGACGGCTGCAGGTTTCGACGGCCTCGCTGCAGGCCCTTGCCGCCTGGTACAAAGGCAAGGCGGCGGGCGCATTGCCGGACAGCGGCTTCAGCCTCAGCGCCAACGTCACCAGCGGTAAGGCCTCGCTGAAGCTCGACGAGCTTCAGCTGACGCTCGGCGGTGCCAACGCGACCGGCATCCTCGACATCTCCACGCCGATCGACGATACCCACCGCGTCGAAGGCACGCTCGCCTTCGACCGCATCGATCTCAATGGGCTGCAGCCGTTCATCGACCCGCTGGAGCCGGACGAACTCACACAACAACTCGGCGACGCGTTCGCGCGCAGCTGGCGTGCCGATGTGCGGCTGTCGGCGCAGGAGGCACTGGTAGGCCCGCTACGGCTCGAAGATCTCGCCGCCGGCGTCATCATCGATCACGGGCGCGCCTCCATCGACGTCGCCGACAGCACCTATGCCAATGGCCGGCTCAGCGGGCGGCTCGCCGCTTCGGAAGAGGGGCTGGCCGGCGGTGGCCGTCTGGAACTGGTGCTGAAGAATGCCGACCTTGCCGCCGCCCTTGCTGACTTCGGTTTCACCGGCCCGGTTCCGACCGGCCGGGGCAATGTCAATCTGGACCTTACGACGGAACACCCGTTCTGGCGCGCGCAGGTGGCCGAGGCTTCCGGCCGCATCAGGCTTTCGCTCGCCAACGGCAACCTCACCGGCTTCGACGCAAATGCCTTTGCGAACCTTGTCCGGGCCGGAGAATTCTTTTCGCTGGCGCAGGCGAGCGACGGCAACTTCGCCTTCCAGACGGCGGATATCGAAGCCAGCTTCGGGGAAGGGTCGGCGCGGCTGAACCGAGCGCTCTTTGCCGGCCAGACCGGCAATCTCTCGGTCAACGGCGTCATTCCCTACCGCAGCGGCAGCCTGGCGCTCGCAGGCACCTACACCGACACATTGAATGCCGGGCAAAGGCTGCGTTTCTTCGTCGGCGGTTCCTGGCCGAATGCAGTGATCTCACCCCTGTCGGTTCTTGGCGAACCCAACTGA